One window of the Brevundimonas goettingensis genome contains the following:
- the recJ gene encoding single-stranded-DNA-specific exonuclease RecJ codes for MADGGIPSGGISQFLDVSRSLSGRAWRQRPAEPSVTRAHMQALGLDEPLARALASRGVRADQGADFLTPTLKALFPDPSSFMDMDAAASAILDALTAGSSIHVFADYDVDGASSAALLVRWFRAMGADLPIYVPDRLTEGYGPSAKAFDTLKASGADLVITVDCGAAANEAVAHAGAIGLNVVVIDHHMMREEPPQCLAVVNPNRPGDNSGQGNLAAAGVVFVLLAALNREARARGLFSAENGGRDQPDIRQWLDLAAMGAVCDVTGLTGFNRALTGLGLRVMSDWKNPGLKALLAAAKAEEGPAKTNHAGFILGPRINAGGRIGKSDLGARLLSTDDPEEARVIAEELHALNIGRREIERLVTEEATRRVEQTKAHDDGSAVVVIAGDDWHPGVVGIVAGRLRERWRKPVIVIGVDAVNGIGKGSGRSQPGMNLGRAIQAAWNEGLLIAGGGHAMAAGLTVKTDGIDALRDFLNDRLSGEQVEAEVLDRVEIDALIEPGGATRALFETFEQLAPFGPANPEPLFALAGVQAREPVAMNGGHVRCRLVGPDGASVKAIAWRCADLPLGKALLAGQGGLSVAGRLKADDWNGRRGVQFEIEDVADPRMAS; via the coding sequence ATGGCTGACGGGGGTATCCCTTCCGGCGGCATCAGCCAGTTCCTCGACGTGTCTCGCTCGCTGTCGGGACGGGCCTGGCGGCAGCGTCCGGCCGAGCCCTCGGTCACCCGCGCCCATATGCAAGCCCTTGGCCTCGACGAGCCCCTGGCCCGGGCCCTGGCCTCGCGCGGGGTCCGGGCCGATCAGGGGGCGGACTTCCTGACACCCACACTCAAGGCCCTGTTTCCCGATCCGTCCAGCTTCATGGACATGGACGCTGCCGCCTCGGCCATCCTCGACGCCCTGACGGCCGGATCGAGCATCCACGTCTTCGCCGACTATGATGTGGACGGCGCGTCCAGCGCGGCCTTGCTGGTGCGCTGGTTCCGGGCCATGGGCGCGGATCTGCCCATCTATGTCCCCGACCGCCTGACCGAGGGCTACGGCCCCAGCGCGAAGGCCTTTGACACGCTCAAGGCCTCGGGCGCCGATCTGGTCATCACCGTCGACTGCGGCGCGGCGGCCAATGAGGCGGTGGCCCATGCCGGCGCCATCGGTTTGAACGTCGTGGTCATCGACCACCATATGATGCGCGAGGAGCCGCCGCAGTGTCTGGCGGTCGTCAATCCGAACCGGCCGGGCGACAATTCGGGTCAGGGCAATCTGGCCGCCGCCGGGGTGGTCTTCGTGCTTCTGGCCGCCCTGAACCGCGAGGCGCGGGCGAGGGGGCTGTTCTCCGCTGAAAACGGGGGGCGCGACCAGCCCGACATCCGCCAGTGGCTGGATCTGGCCGCCATGGGCGCGGTTTGCGACGTCACCGGCCTGACCGGCTTCAACCGCGCGCTCACGGGCCTTGGCCTGCGCGTCATGTCGGACTGGAAGAACCCCGGCCTCAAGGCCCTGCTGGCCGCCGCCAAGGCCGAGGAAGGCCCCGCCAAGACCAATCACGCAGGCTTCATCCTGGGGCCGCGCATCAATGCGGGCGGCCGGATCGGCAAGTCGGACCTCGGCGCCCGCCTGCTGTCGACCGACGACCCGGAGGAGGCGCGGGTCATCGCCGAAGAGCTGCACGCCCTCAACATCGGCCGTCGCGAGATCGAACGTCTGGTCACCGAAGAGGCCACGCGCCGCGTCGAACAGACCAAGGCCCACGACGACGGCTCGGCGGTGGTCGTCATCGCGGGCGACGACTGGCACCCGGGCGTGGTCGGCATCGTCGCGGGCCGTCTGCGCGAACGCTGGAGGAAGCCCGTCATCGTCATCGGCGTCGACGCCGTGAACGGCATCGGCAAGGGCTCGGGTCGGTCCCAGCCCGGCATGAACCTGGGCCGCGCCATCCAGGCCGCCTGGAACGAGGGCCTGCTGATCGCCGGTGGCGGACACGCCATGGCGGCGGGGCTGACGGTGAAGACCGACGGCATCGACGCGCTTCGCGACTTCCTCAACGACCGCCTGTCGGGCGAACAGGTCGAGGCCGAGGTTCTGGACCGGGTCGAGATCGACGCCCTGATCGAGCCCGGCGGCGCGACCCGCGCCCTGTTCGAGACCTTCGAGCAACTGGCTCCCTTCGGCCCCGCCAACCCCGAGCCCCTGTTCGCCTTGGCCGGGGTGCAGGCGCGCGAGCCGGTGGCCATGAATGGCGGCCATGTGCGCTGTCGCCTGGTTGGACCGGACGGCGCCTCGGTCAAGGCCATCGCCTGGCGCTGCGCCGATCTGCCGCTCGGCAAGGCGCTGCTGGCCGGGCAGGGCGGCCTGAGCGTCGCGGGTCGTCTGAAGGCGGACGACTGGAACGGCCGCCGTGGCGTCCAGTTCGAAATCGAGGACGTCGCCGACCCTCGAATGGCGTCCTGA
- a CDS encoding cold-shock protein, protein MSDYEGLEAPDVVRITGRVKWFDPGKGYGFIVPDEPERTDAKDVLLHVSCLRDCGHETAGEGASITFDCARRAKGWQVVLVHELGAGDAQVAPPRRTGYDGLRADSRGVQPRAETSVAAGEMESATVKWFNRTKGYGFVVRANDPGDIFVHIETLRRFGLDDLVPGETVRVVFAEGPKGLVVAEIKPGG, encoded by the coding sequence GTGTCTGATTACGAGGGGCTGGAGGCGCCGGACGTGGTCCGGATCACCGGCCGGGTGAAATGGTTCGATCCGGGCAAGGGCTACGGCTTCATCGTGCCTGACGAGCCTGAACGGACCGATGCCAAGGACGTGCTGCTGCACGTGAGCTGCCTGCGGGACTGCGGCCACGAGACCGCGGGCGAGGGCGCGTCGATCACCTTTGACTGCGCACGCCGGGCCAAGGGCTGGCAGGTCGTGCTCGTCCACGAACTCGGCGCGGGCGATGCGCAGGTCGCCCCGCCACGCCGCACCGGCTATGACGGCCTGCGCGCTGACAGCCGCGGCGTCCAGCCGCGCGCCGAGACCTCCGTCGCCGCCGGCGAGATGGAATCCGCCACCGTCAAATGGTTCAATCGCACCAAGGGCTATGGTTTCGTGGTGCGCGCCAATGACCCGGGCGATATCTTCGTCCATATCGAGACCCTGCGGCGCTTCGGCCTGGACGATCTGGTCCCGGGCGAGACGGTCCGGGTGGTGTTCGCCGAAGGTCCCAAGGGACTGGTGGTGGCCGAGATCAAACCGGGCGGCTAA
- a CDS encoding DUF192 domain-containing protein, with the protein MSFTRRFVVSGLFLVLAACAQGTKGPVDSAGRPLEPLTVVTATGEHAFMVEIADDEAERQRGLMFRQPLEADRGMLFEFEVAAEQGFWMKNTPSSLDIVYISEDGHIVSIASHATPFSEAVLSSNGAAKGVLEVRAGRMGEIGAKAGDVVRHPFFHN; encoded by the coding sequence ATGAGCTTCACGCGTCGATTTGTCGTTTCTGGCCTGTTCCTGGTCCTGGCCGCCTGCGCCCAGGGCACGAAGGGCCCGGTTGATTCGGCCGGCCGTCCGCTGGAACCCCTGACCGTGGTCACCGCGACCGGCGAACACGCCTTCATGGTCGAGATCGCCGACGACGAGGCCGAGCGCCAGCGCGGCCTGATGTTCCGCCAGCCGCTTGAAGCGGACCGCGGCATGCTGTTCGAGTTCGAGGTCGCGGCCGAGCAGGGCTTCTGGATGAAGAACACCCCCAGCTCGCTGGACATCGTCTACATCTCGGAAGACGGCCACATCGTCTCCATCGCCTCGCACGCCACCCCCTTCTCGGAAGCGGTGCTCAGCTCCAACGGTGCGGCCAAGGGCGTGCTGGAGGTCCGTGCGGGCCGGATGGGGGAGATCGGCGCCAAGGCCGGCGACGTCGTTCGCCACCCCTTCTTCCACAACTGA
- a CDS encoding ETC complex I subunit yields the protein MLARIYRPAKTAMQSGKAKSKDWRLEFEPASARTTDPLMGWIGSSDMNGQVRLTFETQEEAVAYADRYGIPFRLHTPQEPPLILKAYADNFATNRKQSWTH from the coding sequence ATGCTGGCCCGCATCTACCGCCCCGCCAAGACCGCGATGCAGTCGGGCAAGGCCAAGTCGAAGGACTGGCGGCTGGAGTTCGAACCGGCGTCGGCGCGCACCACCGATCCCCTGATGGGCTGGATCGGCTCGTCGGACATGAACGGTCAGGTCCGCCTGACCTTCGAGACCCAGGAAGAGGCCGTCGCCTACGCTGACCGCTACGGCATCCCGTTCCGCCTGCACACGCCGCAGGAGCCGCCGCTGATCCTCAAGGCCTACGCCGACAACTTCGCCACCAACCGCAAGCAGTCCTGGACGCACTGA
- the metC gene encoding cystathionine beta-lyase, producing MKTPSDRTRLIAGATQRGRGRRPVNPPVERASTMLSDRADQMRDESLGPVYGLAGTTAARELRTALAGLEGAAESWIVPSGLAAVTVPLLAVARPGDEIIASDAVYGPSRRFLSRWMTARGVSVRFHAAEASAEEVAGLIGETTRAVLIESPASLTMDMLDAPALAAAARAKGVISIMDNTWGAGLAFKPLRHGVDISVQAVTKYAAGHSDLLMGAIATNDAALGRAIDGTIEDVGWHVSPDDAWLALRGLRTLPLRMTEQARSALEITTWLGQQPEVARVLYPPLPSDPGHALWARDYSGAASLFGLEMKGGTTEAGRAFLDALSLFGLGYSWGGYESLATHETHQMAYRQSPARLAGELLRFHVGLEDPADLIADLDIGLAAWRKALKA from the coding sequence ATGAAGACGCCTTCCGACCGCACCCGACTGATCGCCGGCGCCACCCAGAGGGGACGCGGGCGCCGACCCGTCAATCCGCCGGTGGAGCGCGCCTCCACCATGCTCAGCGATCGCGCCGATCAGATGCGCGACGAAAGCCTCGGCCCCGTCTACGGCCTGGCCGGAACCACCGCCGCGCGGGAGCTGCGCACGGCTCTTGCGGGGCTGGAAGGCGCGGCCGAGAGCTGGATCGTCCCATCGGGCCTCGCGGCCGTAACCGTGCCGCTGCTGGCGGTGGCCCGGCCGGGCGACGAGATCATCGCCTCCGACGCCGTCTATGGCCCCAGCCGTCGCTTCCTGTCGCGCTGGATGACCGCCCGGGGCGTCAGCGTGCGCTTCCATGCCGCGGAGGCGAGCGCCGAAGAAGTCGCCGGGCTGATCGGCGAGACCACCCGCGCCGTCCTGATCGAATCGCCGGCCTCCCTGACCATGGACATGCTGGACGCCCCGGCCCTGGCCGCCGCCGCGCGGGCGAAAGGCGTGATCAGCATCATGGACAACACCTGGGGCGCCGGGCTGGCTTTCAAGCCGCTGAGGCATGGCGTCGATATCAGCGTCCAGGCCGTGACCAAATACGCCGCGGGCCACTCCGACCTGCTTATGGGGGCCATCGCCACGAACGACGCCGCCTTGGGCCGGGCCATCGACGGCACGATCGAGGACGTGGGCTGGCACGTCTCGCCCGACGATGCCTGGCTGGCCCTGCGCGGCCTGCGCACCCTGCCCTTGCGGATGACCGAACAGGCCCGGTCGGCGCTGGAGATCACGACCTGGCTGGGGCAGCAGCCCGAGGTGGCGCGCGTCCTCTACCCGCCCCTGCCTTCCGACCCCGGCCATGCCCTGTGGGCCCGCGACTATTCGGGCGCGGCCTCCCTGTTCGGGTTGGAGATGAAGGGCGGCACGACCGAGGCCGGACGCGCCTTCCTCGACGCGCTCAGCCTGTTCGGTCTGGGCTATTCCTGGGGCGGCTATGAGAGCCTGGCCACGCACGAGACGCACCAGATGGCCTACCGCCAGTCGCCCGCGCGCCTGGCCGGCGAACTGCTGCGGTTCCACGTCGGCTTGGAGGATCCGGCCGACCTGATCGCGGATCTGGATATCGGCCTCGCCGCCTGGCGCAAGGCCCTGAAGGCCTGA
- a CDS encoding amino acid ABC transporter substrate-binding protein, whose product MLKTASPGRRLALMGLALLTLAGSVAGCGEKRTNPGPADVADTGALPKAGVVKAESPTLKAVQRRGYLNCGVHQGLVGFAYTDNRGDWRGFDVEFCRVMAASIFGDPDKVRFVPLTADNRFDALAAGRIDVLWRNTSWTMDRDVGGRFTFAGINYYDGQGFMVRRALDLNSASELNGARVCVAAGSTSALNAQDYFRSRGIEYTPVVAPTEEAARQAYGREDCDAFTADISALAAARTTMADPQQHAILADIVSKEPLGPVVRRGDEQWTALVRWTLNAVILAEEMGVTQANAKQLAKDSADPRIRRLLGVEGDFGERLGLSKDWALDAVVGVGNYGEIFERNLGAQSALDLARGLNAQWNARPGGLIYGLPIR is encoded by the coding sequence ATGCTGAAGACCGCGAGCCCGGGACGACGTCTGGCCCTGATGGGTCTGGCCCTCCTGACGCTTGCGGGCTCCGTGGCGGGGTGTGGCGAGAAGCGGACCAACCCGGGTCCCGCCGATGTCGCCGACACGGGCGCCTTGCCCAAGGCGGGCGTGGTCAAGGCCGAGAGTCCGACCCTGAAGGCGGTGCAGAGGCGCGGCTATCTGAACTGCGGCGTCCATCAGGGGCTGGTCGGCTTCGCCTATACCGACAACCGCGGCGACTGGCGCGGCTTCGATGTGGAGTTCTGTCGGGTGATGGCGGCTTCCATCTTCGGCGATCCGGACAAGGTGCGCTTCGTGCCCCTGACCGCCGACAACCGCTTCGACGCCCTCGCGGCCGGGCGGATCGACGTCCTGTGGCGCAACACCTCCTGGACGATGGACCGCGACGTCGGCGGCCGGTTCACCTTCGCCGGGATCAACTATTACGACGGCCAGGGCTTCATGGTCCGGCGCGCACTGGACCTGAACAGCGCCTCCGAGCTGAACGGCGCCCGGGTCTGCGTCGCGGCCGGGTCGACCAGCGCCCTGAACGCCCAGGACTACTTCCGCTCGCGCGGCATCGAATACACCCCGGTCGTGGCGCCGACCGAGGAGGCGGCGCGGCAGGCCTATGGGCGCGAGGACTGCGACGCCTTCACCGCCGACATCTCGGCCCTCGCGGCCGCGCGCACGACGATGGCCGATCCACAGCAGCATGCGATTCTCGCCGACATCGTCTCCAAGGAGCCTCTGGGTCCGGTCGTCCGGCGCGGCGACGAGCAGTGGACGGCCCTGGTCCGCTGGACCCTGAACGCCGTCATCCTGGCCGAGGAGATGGGCGTGACCCAGGCCAATGCGAAGCAGCTCGCCAAGGACAGCGCCGACCCGCGCATCCGCCGCCTGCTGGGCGTCGAGGGCGACTTCGGCGAACGGCTGGGCCTGTCGAAGGACTGGGCGCTGGACGCCGTCGTCGGGGTCGGCAACTACGGCGAGATCTTCGAGCGGAACCTGGGTGCGCAATCGGCCCTCGACCTTGCCCGTGGATTGAATGCACAATGGAACGCGCGGCCGGGCGGGCTGATCTACGGCCTGCCGATCCGCTGA
- a CDS encoding dicarboxylate/amino acid:cation symporter, whose amino-acid sequence MTETKRGGIPLHWLMLIGFVVGLAGGLAANFYVDPEAAWLTTLVAVAGTIGQLFLKLLFMMVIPLLFSALVIGVAEMGDLKSLGRAGIKTLLLTIVVSGIAVVIGLGMVNFFRPGDGVAPEVAAKLMQQGAEGAAAIVDKAPASVQFDQFFLDLVPSNVFTAASENQILPVMIFALFFGIGLVMAQSKATDQLQRTIEGLLEVTMKLINLFIKLAPLAIACLMFKLAAVFGWDLLVRLAAYVAVAVGAMLIHMFVVYPLVVWIGGGMSPFRFFKGVREPMVVAFSTASSNAALPVSLKAAETELGLPRKIARFVLTVGATANQNGTALFEGVTVLFLAQFFHIDLTIGQQVLVMLVCILGGVGTAGVPAGSLPVVAMILVMVGVPAEGIGLILGVDRFLDMCRTTLNVTGDLVLATVVSRGESDDSVAADAEEPEPVGA is encoded by the coding sequence ATGACTGAGACGAAACGCGGCGGGATCCCGCTTCACTGGCTGATGCTGATCGGGTTCGTGGTCGGTCTGGCCGGGGGCCTGGCGGCCAACTTCTACGTCGACCCCGAAGCCGCCTGGCTGACGACGCTCGTCGCGGTCGCGGGCACCATCGGCCAGCTGTTCCTGAAGCTGCTGTTCATGATGGTCATCCCCCTGCTGTTCTCGGCCCTCGTGATCGGGGTCGCCGAGATGGGCGATCTGAAGTCGCTGGGACGGGCGGGGATCAAGACCCTGTTGCTGACCATCGTGGTCTCGGGCATCGCCGTGGTCATCGGCCTGGGCATGGTCAACTTCTTCCGCCCCGGCGACGGCGTCGCTCCGGAAGTCGCCGCCAAGCTGATGCAGCAAGGCGCAGAGGGCGCGGCGGCCATCGTCGACAAGGCCCCGGCCAGCGTCCAGTTCGACCAGTTCTTCCTCGATCTGGTGCCCTCGAACGTGTTCACGGCGGCGTCGGAGAACCAGATCCTGCCGGTGATGATCTTCGCCCTGTTCTTCGGCATCGGCCTGGTGATGGCGCAGTCCAAGGCCACCGACCAGCTTCAGCGGACCATCGAGGGCCTGCTGGAGGTCACGATGAAGCTGATCAACCTCTTCATCAAACTGGCCCCGCTGGCCATCGCCTGCCTGATGTTCAAGCTGGCCGCCGTGTTCGGCTGGGACCTGCTGGTGCGTCTGGCGGCCTATGTGGCGGTCGCCGTGGGCGCGATGCTGATCCACATGTTCGTGGTCTATCCGCTGGTCGTCTGGATCGGCGGCGGCATGTCGCCGTTCCGATTCTTCAAGGGCGTGCGCGAGCCCATGGTCGTGGCCTTCTCGACCGCCTCGTCCAACGCCGCCCTGCCGGTGTCGCTGAAGGCGGCCGAGACCGAGCTGGGCCTGCCGCGCAAGATCGCCCGCTTCGTCCTGACCGTCGGCGCCACCGCCAACCAGAACGGCACCGCCCTGTTCGAGGGCGTCACTGTCCTGTTCCTGGCCCAGTTCTTCCACATCGACCTGACGATCGGTCAGCAGGTGCTGGTCATGCTGGTCTGCATCCTCGGCGGCGTCGGCACGGCGGGCGTCCCTGCCGGTTCGCTGCCGGTGGTGGCGATGATCCTGGTCATGGTGGGCGTGCCCGCCGAGGGTATCGGCCTGATCCTGGGCGTCGACCGTTTCCTCGACATGTGCCGCACGACGCTGAACGTCACCGGCGACCTGGTGCTGGCCACGGTGGTCTCGCGCGGCGAGAGCGACGACTCGGTCGCGGCCGATGCGGAAGAGCCGGAGCCGGTCGGGGCCTAA
- the sseA gene encoding 3-mercaptopyruvate sulfurtransferase, translating to MTQPSPLISTADLAARLGDPSLRIIDASWHLDGRDASAEHLEARIPGAVWFDLEGVSDHSSPLPHMLPTPDAFAEAAGALGVSEGDTVVVYDTAGLFSAPRVWWTFRLMGAKDVRVLDGGLPRWTAEGRTVESGAATAPTPALFTATPRTGDVADLPTVLAALTGDAQIVDARPEARFRGEAAEPRPGLRSGHMPGALNLSFKTLLAEDGLMLRGEALSARFADVGLDLEGPIITSCGSGVSAAILTLALAELGRDSAVYDGSWAEWGGRDDTPVVVG from the coding sequence ATGACCCAACCCTCCCCCCTCATCTCCACCGCCGACCTCGCCGCCCGCCTCGGCGATCCGTCGCTCAGGATCATCGACGCCAGCTGGCATCTGGACGGGCGTGACGCCTCGGCCGAGCACCTTGAGGCCCGCATCCCCGGCGCCGTCTGGTTCGATCTGGAAGGGGTCTCGGACCATTCCAGCCCCCTGCCCCATATGCTGCCGACGCCGGACGCCTTCGCCGAGGCCGCGGGCGCTCTGGGCGTGTCGGAGGGCGACACGGTGGTGGTCTATGACACGGCGGGCCTGTTCTCGGCGCCGCGCGTCTGGTGGACCTTCCGGCTGATGGGGGCGAAGGACGTGCGGGTGCTGGACGGCGGCCTGCCGCGTTGGACCGCCGAGGGCCGCACAGTCGAGAGCGGCGCCGCGACCGCGCCGACGCCTGCCCTGTTCACCGCCACGCCCCGCACCGGCGACGTCGCCGACCTGCCCACGGTGCTGGCCGCCCTGACGGGCGACGCCCAGATCGTCGACGCCCGCCCCGAAGCCCGCTTCCGGGGCGAGGCTGCCGAGCCGCGTCCGGGCCTGCGCTCCGGCCATATGCCCGGGGCGCTCAACCTGTCCTTCAAGACCCTGCTGGCAGAGGACGGGCTGATGCTGCGCGGCGAGGCCCTGTCGGCCCGGTTCGCAGACGTCGGCCTCGACCTTGAGGGCCCCATCATCACCAGTTGCGGCTCGGGCGTCTCGGCCGCCATCCTGACCCTGGCTCTCGCAGAGTTGGGCCGCGACAGCGCCGTCTACGACGGCTCCTGGGCCGAATGGGGCGGTCGCGACGACACGCCGGTGGTGGTCGGTTAG
- a CDS encoding LemA family protein, which translates to MLGIVVVVVIIAVIGFVIIGSYNRLVALNQKADQSFADIDVQLKQRNDLIPNLVETVKGYASHESGTLEAVTAARAAAAGATTVNEKVAADNMMTGALGRLFAVSEAYPDLKANTNFLELQRELSDIENKLAAARRFFNNAVAEFNAVRAQFPTVLIAGMFGFGADKPFFAVDATERATMNAAPPTVKF; encoded by the coding sequence ATGCTGGGCATCGTCGTCGTCGTCGTCATCATCGCCGTGATCGGCTTCGTGATCATCGGGTCCTACAACCGGCTGGTGGCGCTGAACCAGAAGGCGGACCAGTCGTTCGCGGACATCGACGTCCAGCTGAAGCAGCGCAACGACCTGATCCCCAACCTGGTCGAGACGGTGAAGGGCTATGCCTCGCACGAGAGCGGCACGCTGGAGGCCGTCACCGCGGCCCGCGCGGCCGCCGCCGGGGCCACCACGGTTAATGAGAAGGTCGCCGCCGACAACATGATGACCGGGGCGCTGGGGCGTCTGTTCGCCGTGTCGGAGGCCTATCCGGACCTCAAGGCCAACACCAACTTCCTGGAGCTGCAGCGCGAGCTGTCGGACATCGAGAACAAGCTGGCCGCCGCGCGCCGCTTCTTCAACAACGCCGTCGCCGAGTTCAACGCCGTGCGGGCCCAGTTCCCGACCGTCCTGATCGCCGGGATGTTCGGCTTCGGCGCGGACAAGCCCTTCTTCGCCGTGGACGCGACCGAGCGCGCCACGATGAACGCCGCCCCGCCGACGGTGAAGTTCTGA
- a CDS encoding M48 family metallopeptidase: MGGAVGLQTHIWANNTRSVILLAMFPVLLVGLIFGVQLIAMGLGLLPNSGRGLGDDLAYAVSMLGATIPLAIVVAGVWFVIAWFGNQAIIDAMTGATKVERRDMPELYNLLENLAISRGLKTPTLRIIETDAMNAYASGLHEGQYSVTVTRGLLNVLDRDEVEAVLAHELTHVINKDVRTMVVASIFAGIISVVAQLVLRSMFYVRGGSRRDNRNAGPLILIGLVIAAVGYGLAIVIRLMLSRTREYVADAGSVDLTRNPDAMISALRKIEGHSTVKAPDEVQGMFLDNQPDKEGIDSLFATHPSIEKRIAALVKYAGGRDLPPPDYGAAVPATRYGTSVPIS, from the coding sequence ATGGGCGGCGCGGTCGGTCTGCAGACCCACATCTGGGCCAACAACACCCGGTCGGTCATCCTGCTGGCGATGTTCCCGGTCCTGCTGGTCGGGCTGATCTTCGGCGTCCAGCTGATCGCCATGGGGCTGGGCCTGCTCCCCAACTCCGGGCGGGGGCTGGGCGACGACCTGGCCTATGCGGTCTCCATGCTGGGGGCGACCATCCCGCTGGCCATCGTCGTGGCGGGCGTCTGGTTCGTCATCGCCTGGTTCGGCAACCAGGCCATCATCGACGCCATGACCGGCGCGACCAAGGTCGAGCGCCGCGACATGCCCGAGCTCTATAACCTGCTGGAGAACCTGGCGATCTCGCGCGGGCTCAAGACCCCGACGCTGCGGATCATCGAGACCGACGCGATGAACGCCTATGCCTCGGGCCTGCACGAGGGGCAGTACAGCGTCACCGTCACCCGGGGGCTGCTGAACGTGCTGGACCGCGACGAGGTCGAGGCCGTGCTGGCCCATGAGCTGACCCACGTCATCAACAAGGACGTGCGGACGATGGTCGTCGCGTCCATCTTCGCCGGGATCATCAGCGTGGTGGCCCAACTTGTCCTGAGGTCGATGTTCTATGTCCGCGGAGGAAGCCGCAGGGACAACAGGAACGCCGGGCCGCTGATCCTGATCGGTCTGGTCATCGCGGCGGTCGGCTATGGGCTGGCGATCGTGATCCGGCTGATGCTGTCGCGGACGCGGGAGTATGTCGCCGACGCCGGCTCGGTCGACCTGACCAGGAACCCCGACGCCATGATCTCGGCCCTGCGCAAGATCGAGGGACACTCGACCGTCAAGGCGCCCGACGAGGTCCAGGGCATGTTCCTGGACAACCAGCCCGACAAGGAGGGCATCGACAGCCTGTTCGCCACCCACCCTTCGATCGAGAAGCGGATCGCGGCGCTGGTGAAGTATGCGGGCGGGCGCGACCTGCCGCCGCCGGACTATGGAGCCGCCGTGCCGGCGACCCGGTATGGGACGTCTGTTCCCATCTCCTGA
- a CDS encoding arginyltransferase has translation MTQHIPTRQLRFFMTAVAPCPYLPGMTERKVFANLPFSDGAHVNDELTHAGFRRSQNIAYRPACENCDACVSVRLPVPEFAFSRSQRKTLSRNADLSRALVEAEATIEQFDLLKRYLAHRHPGGGMTDMTWADYVAMVEDTAVRTHLIEYRTVSPDGGPGDLVAVTLADLLSDGLSMVYSFFDPELERRSLGVFAILDHVRQARAVNLPFVYLGYWVQGSTKMDYKANFRPMEVLRHQGWMRLED, from the coding sequence GTGACCCAGCATATCCCGACCCGTCAGCTTCGCTTCTTCATGACCGCGGTCGCGCCCTGCCCCTACCTGCCCGGCATGACCGAGCGGAAGGTGTTCGCCAACCTGCCCTTCTCGGACGGCGCCCATGTCAATGACGAGCTGACCCACGCGGGCTTCCGGCGCAGCCAGAACATCGCCTACCGCCCGGCCTGCGAGAACTGCGACGCCTGCGTCTCCGTCCGCCTGCCGGTCCCCGAGTTCGCGTTCAGCCGCTCGCAGCGCAAGACCCTGAGCCGCAACGCCGACCTGTCGCGCGCCCTGGTCGAGGCCGAGGCCACGATCGAGCAGTTCGACCTGCTCAAACGCTACCTCGCCCACCGCCACCCCGGCGGCGGCATGACGGACATGACCTGGGCCGACTATGTCGCCATGGTCGAGGACACGGCGGTCCGCACCCACCTCATTGAGTACCGCACGGTCTCGCCCGACGGCGGCCCCGGCGATCTGGTCGCTGTCACCCTCGCCGACCTGCTCTCGGACGGCCTGTCCATGGTCTACAGCTTCTTCGATCCGGAGCTTGAGCGCCGCTCGCTCGGCGTCTTCGCCATCCTCGACCACGTGCGTCAGGCCCGGGCCGTGAACCTGCCCTTCGTCTACCTCGGCTACTGGGTCCAGGGCTCGACCAAGATGGACTACAAGGCCAACTTCCGCCCCATGGAAGTCCTGCGCCACCAAGGCTGGATGCGGCTGGAAGACTGA